A section of the Cuniculiplasma divulgatum genome encodes:
- a CDS encoding aldehyde dehydrogenase family protein, translating into MPENDFDAFRRDTLKSVAIDETNSGVFAGKWYPKAGDSRYDSISPVDGKHNATVFLATKEQYEEAVRHSQKAFDEWSKIPAPKRGEIVKAIGDELAKKKKDLGALVTLEAGKTTSEGEGEIQEMIDVAYFAAGLSRQLYGLTMASERPDHRLYEQWQPLGPIAVISAFNFPSSVWSWNAMVAAVCGDTVVWKPSTKASLAAVGVMKVITGVLEREGAPQIFSLVASRGSEGGEWISNDPRLKLVSFTGSTKTGRTIYENVARRIGRAILELGGNNCSIVSDRADMKLALKGVAFGALATAGQRCTSTRRVVVHEKIYDEFLAKLKDIYANVKIGNPRSNGVLVGPLIDDGAISTYEKAIAEAVKEGGKLVTGGKRIKVPGLEKGFYVNPAIIEANPGMEITKQETFGPLLYVFKYRTIEEAIEIHNAVPQGLSSAIFTTDMREEEYFLSARGSDCGLANVNTSTAGAEIGGAFGGEKETGAGRESGSDSWKLYMRRQTVTINYGRDLPLAQGVRFEV; encoded by the coding sequence ATGCCGGAAAATGATTTTGACGCATTCAGGAGAGACACACTGAAGAGCGTAGCAATTGATGAAACGAACTCAGGAGTTTTTGCAGGCAAATGGTATCCTAAAGCCGGAGACAGCAGGTATGATTCAATCAGCCCGGTTGATGGGAAGCACAATGCGACCGTATTCCTGGCCACGAAGGAGCAGTACGAAGAGGCAGTCAGGCATTCACAGAAGGCATTTGACGAGTGGAGTAAAATTCCTGCCCCCAAGCGAGGAGAAATCGTAAAGGCAATCGGTGACGAACTGGCAAAAAAGAAGAAGGACCTTGGTGCGCTGGTAACCCTTGAGGCCGGAAAGACAACAAGTGAGGGCGAAGGCGAGATCCAGGAAATGATTGATGTCGCGTATTTTGCAGCAGGATTATCCAGACAGTTGTACGGGCTTACCATGGCCAGCGAAAGGCCAGATCACAGGCTGTATGAGCAGTGGCAGCCACTGGGGCCCATTGCAGTAATAAGTGCGTTCAACTTTCCATCCTCAGTGTGGTCTTGGAACGCCATGGTTGCTGCCGTTTGTGGTGATACTGTGGTATGGAAACCATCAACCAAGGCCTCCCTTGCAGCAGTGGGGGTTATGAAGGTCATCACCGGTGTTCTGGAGAGAGAAGGAGCTCCGCAGATATTCTCACTGGTGGCAAGCAGAGGATCTGAAGGAGGAGAGTGGATATCCAATGATCCGAGACTCAAGCTGGTATCATTCACCGGTTCAACAAAAACTGGCAGGACCATATACGAAAACGTGGCCAGAAGAATTGGCCGTGCAATACTTGAACTTGGCGGCAACAACTGTTCCATAGTTTCTGACAGAGCAGACATGAAGCTCGCATTGAAGGGCGTTGCATTTGGCGCACTGGCTACAGCGGGGCAGCGCTGCACAAGCACACGCCGCGTTGTTGTTCATGAAAAGATCTATGATGAATTCCTGGCAAAGCTCAAGGATATATATGCAAATGTGAAAATAGGAAACCCCAGGAGCAATGGCGTCCTTGTTGGCCCGCTCATTGATGACGGCGCAATATCAACATACGAGAAAGCAATAGCTGAAGCTGTGAAGGAAGGTGGAAAACTGGTCACAGGGGGAAAGAGAATTAAGGTCCCAGGGCTTGAAAAGGGTTTTTACGTGAATCCCGCCATTATCGAGGCTAACCCGGGGATGGAGATCACAAAACAGGAAACCTTCGGTCCTCTGCTCTACGTGTTCAAGTACAGGACCATTGAGGAGGCAATTGAGATTCACAATGCAGTCCCTCAGGGACTTTCATCTGCCATATTCACCACAGATATGCGTGAGGAGGAATATTTCCTGTCTGCACGAGGTTCTGACTGTGGGCTGGCCAACGTGAACACCAGTACTGCCGGTGCTGAAATAGGTGGGGCGTTCGGCGGTGAGAAGGAGACTGGAGCTGGCAGGGAAAGTGGAAGCGATTCCTGGAAACTGTATATGAGGAGACAGACTGTTACAATAAACTACGGACGGGATCTTCCACTGGCCCAGGGCGTCAGGTTCGAAGTTTGA
- a CDS encoding rubrerythrin family protein, translating into MELKNSKTLENLKAGFAGESQANRRYLYFAQKADEEGYQEVASIFRSTADGETAHAFGHLKYLAQVGDPVTGEPIGSTEQNLKSAIAGETYEYSQMYPGFAKVARDEHFDDIAHWFEILSKAEKSHAKKYEDTLAKLPK; encoded by the coding sequence ATGGAACTGAAAAACAGTAAGACGCTGGAAAATCTGAAAGCCGGTTTCGCCGGTGAGAGCCAGGCCAACAGGCGCTATCTTTATTTCGCGCAGAAGGCAGATGAGGAGGGATACCAGGAAGTTGCATCCATATTCAGGTCAACAGCTGACGGTGAAACAGCACATGCATTCGGCCATCTCAAATATCTTGCGCAGGTTGGAGACCCTGTCACGGGCGAGCCCATAGGGTCAACTGAGCAGAACCTGAAATCGGCCATTGCAGGAGAAACATACGAGTACAGCCAGATGTACCCCGGATTCGCAAAGGTTGCAAGGGACGAGCACTTTGACGATATAGCTCACTGGTTTGAGATACTTTCAAAGGCGGAAAAATCACACGCAAAGAAATACGAAGACACTCTTGCTAAGCTGCCCAAGTAA
- a CDS encoding 2-oxoacid:acceptor oxidoreductase family protein, whose product MLEVRFHGRGGQGAVTASKMLALASFLSGEYVISFPFFGTERRGAPVTAFTRIDTTPILLKTQVYNPDVVVVLDSKVMETVDVTAGMKPGSSLILNSPEAPEDLGLPYHVATVDATRIATDLGLGNRTNPIINTAMLGAFSKSTGLVDMTQVREAISEMSPSKAEVNVTAAEKAYSSVRIGW is encoded by the coding sequence ATGCTGGAAGTCAGGTTTCATGGAAGAGGGGGACAGGGTGCAGTAACGGCTTCAAAGATGCTGGCTCTGGCGTCCTTCCTGTCCGGTGAGTATGTAATATCATTTCCATTTTTCGGGACGGAGCGAAGGGGGGCACCCGTGACTGCGTTCACGCGGATTGACACCACGCCCATACTGCTTAAGACACAGGTTTACAATCCTGACGTTGTTGTGGTTCTGGACAGCAAGGTCATGGAGACCGTTGATGTGACTGCAGGGATGAAGCCCGGATCGTCGCTCATACTCAATTCACCTGAAGCTCCTGAAGATCTTGGCCTTCCTTACCATGTGGCAACAGTGGATGCAACCAGGATTGCCACCGACCTCGGACTGGGCAACAGGACGAACCCCATAATTAACACAGCAATGCTGGGTGCCTTCTCAAAGAGCACAGGCCTTGTTGACATGACGCAGGTTCGTGAGGCAATATCAGAAATGTCCCCCTCCAAGGCTGAGGTGAATGTCACCGCAGCTGAGAAGGCATACAGTTCCGTAAGGATAGGGTGGTAA
- a CDS encoding methionine synthase, with protein MADKNLILQEIGSFRKPEYLSKNFHQLEGTDEFNVLAGKATVETLDLFRKSGLENLGVGGEMFRWEMYEALANNIGNLEFYGMVRSFDNRYYRKGSVTGPVVRKHPFHRDELEFLLANTHDRLKLPITGPYTMMDWSFNEYYRDRRELANAYADAINKELRELKEIWDHHRKGEIFEVQIDEPAATTHPSEMDIVVESVNRSFEGISGIEPSIHVCYSIDYAYLYNTIADLKVHGLNLEFANRDPLTQGKGLDHRPGYADLKEYAAMNETLSRKKFMGLGVTDVHIDDIESVELIKDRIETALDIIGDPSLVRINPDCGLRTRSRETGFEKLRNMALATAAVRKEL; from the coding sequence ATGGCGGACAAAAATTTGATTTTACAGGAGATAGGCAGTTTCAGGAAACCGGAGTATCTGAGCAAGAATTTTCACCAGCTGGAAGGAACAGATGAGTTCAATGTGCTTGCTGGAAAAGCAACAGTTGAGACTCTCGATCTGTTCAGGAAGTCCGGGCTTGAGAACCTTGGAGTAGGCGGGGAGATGTTCCGGTGGGAGATGTATGAGGCTCTGGCAAACAACATTGGAAACCTTGAATTTTATGGTATGGTCAGGTCATTCGACAACAGGTACTACAGGAAAGGCAGCGTAACAGGGCCCGTGGTCAGGAAACATCCGTTCCACAGGGACGAACTGGAATTTCTCCTTGCAAACACGCACGACAGGCTCAAGCTACCAATAACCGGCCCATACACCATGATGGACTGGTCATTCAATGAATACTACAGGGACAGGAGAGAACTGGCAAACGCATACGCGGACGCAATAAACAAGGAACTGAGGGAACTCAAGGAAATCTGGGATCATCACAGGAAAGGTGAAATCTTCGAAGTCCAGATAGATGAGCCGGCAGCCACAACACATCCATCCGAGATGGACATAGTTGTTGAATCCGTGAACAGGTCTTTCGAAGGAATTTCTGGTATTGAACCGTCAATCCACGTCTGCTACAGTATCGATTATGCATATCTCTACAACACCATTGCTGATCTGAAGGTGCATGGCCTGAACCTGGAATTCGCCAACAGGGATCCCCTGACACAGGGAAAGGGTCTGGATCACAGGCCCGGGTATGCGGATCTCAAGGAGTATGCCGCAATGAATGAAACCCTGTCAAGGAAGAAATTCATGGGCCTTGGTGTTACGGATGTGCACATTGATGACATTGAGAGTGTGGAACTCATAAAGGATCGGATTGAAACAGCCCTGGACATCATCGGAGATCCATCGCTGGTCAGGATAAATCCGGATTGCGGGCTTCGGACAAGATCAAGGGAAACCGGCTTTGAGAAGCTGAGGAACATGGCTCTGGCCACGGCGGCTGTCAGGAAAGAACTCTGA
- the priS gene encoding DNA primase catalytic subunit PriS, with the protein MPETDTSENVLREYFHDYYRNWKADLIDIVSAREIGFIPFFGTMVRHRAVLNLSSLTDMMRRIVPRHTYYSTAYYRKPEEKVMKDKEWLGAELIFDLDADHIPGAEKMSYTEILAEVKKHTHRLIFKFLMDDLGFREKDLKIFFSGGRGYHVHVVEDSIYPLGSDSRREIANYIRGEGFSTYDVRRSMQEASTVMGGWKSEVDRLFVEFLADVADESGSQTLSSVLGNRRSAEAYIRNLSKQTSSGVPVKKRDLFLKPGNEKYRHMDANDEKILTHIISKVREANACEIDEPVTTDVHRLIRTPGSLHGKTGFIVKHIPVEDFDSFDPLRDAVYAGFNARPAKVHIQRPLRISIAGEDFNLVPGETQLPGAAAVYAVASRYGKFL; encoded by the coding sequence TTGCCCGAAACAGACACTTCAGAAAACGTGTTGCGTGAATATTTCCATGACTATTACAGGAACTGGAAGGCAGATCTCATTGACATAGTCTCCGCAAGAGAGATCGGTTTCATCCCATTTTTCGGAACCATGGTAAGGCACAGGGCAGTTCTGAACCTCAGCTCCCTGACAGACATGATGAGGCGCATTGTTCCGCGCCACACCTATTATTCCACCGCATATTACAGGAAGCCCGAAGAAAAGGTCATGAAGGACAAGGAATGGCTTGGTGCCGAACTCATATTTGATCTGGATGCGGATCACATTCCGGGTGCAGAAAAAATGAGTTATACTGAAATCCTGGCAGAGGTCAAGAAGCACACTCACCGCCTCATTTTCAAGTTCCTTATGGATGATCTTGGATTTCGGGAAAAGGACCTGAAAATATTCTTTTCCGGCGGAAGAGGTTACCATGTCCACGTCGTGGAGGATTCAATATATCCTCTTGGATCGGATTCCCGCCGTGAAATTGCAAATTACATACGGGGTGAGGGGTTCAGCACATACGATGTCCGCAGGTCAATGCAGGAAGCATCCACTGTCATGGGTGGATGGAAATCTGAAGTGGACAGGCTTTTTGTGGAATTCCTAGCTGACGTTGCAGACGAATCCGGCAGCCAAACACTTTCCAGCGTTCTGGGAAACAGGAGAAGTGCAGAGGCATACATCCGCAACCTCTCCAAACAGACCAGCTCCGGCGTGCCCGTGAAGAAACGTGATCTTTTCCTGAAGCCGGGCAATGAGAAGTACAGGCACATGGATGCCAATGACGAGAAGATACTCACGCACATAATCAGTAAGGTCAGGGAAGCCAATGCATGTGAAATTGACGAACCGGTGACCACTGACGTGCACCGGCTCATAAGAACTCCAGGAAGCCTTCACGGAAAGACCGGGTTTATTGTGAAGCATATACCTGTTGAAGATTTTGACTCATTCGATCCTCTCCGCGATGCGGTATATGCAGGATTCAATGCGCGCCCGGCGAAAGTTCATATTCAGCGCCCACTCAGAATAAGCATTGCAGGAGAGGATTTCAACCTTGTTCCTGGCGAGACCCAGTTACCGGGGGCCGCGGCAGTCTATGCAGTCGCTTCACGTTATGGTAAATTTTTATAA
- a CDS encoding 4Fe-4S binding protein, giving the protein MLVPLAETSSRANHTGLLRTLKPVIDYSSCIRCEICWKFCPDNAINLEDGRSTPAPNQKVTAFSIPVIDYDYCKGCGICANECPEKCIEMKFEEE; this is encoded by the coding sequence GTGCTGGTTCCACTGGCTGAGACCAGTTCAAGGGCAAACCATACAGGGCTGTTGAGGACACTGAAGCCCGTAATAGACTATTCAAGCTGCATAAGGTGCGAGATATGCTGGAAATTCTGCCCTGACAATGCTATAAATCTCGAGGATGGGCGCAGTACTCCAGCACCAAACCAGAAGGTTACTGCCTTCAGCATTCCGGTTATAGACTACGATTATTGCAAGGGATGCGGAATATGTGCAAACGAATGCCCGGAAAAATGTATAGAAATGAAATTTGAGGAGGAATGA
- a CDS encoding S8 family serine peptidase yields the protein MPINKFYAVLAVLLIAAPMAAFIPMWQPYSTHSYMGAGNIISSTGNVSQSNDQNYVAYASGSYSGIVASELGALGVSFTNAGGLMNIYPSQAQLPYVSEILKSASRDYGIHYALVNRSVTSTPYDAVSQVTPDLVIPYAFVPSQIASAYNFTWEYRSGYTGSGITIGIVDAYGDPNLAYDLRAFDELTGLPPANLSVFYPEGQPGNGTYNASWALETATDVEWAHAMAPNATILLYIAPSAITQMLQFAVSDMINSSSVNIISLSWGNPEIQLTQNEVKVYSQIYREAYLRGITVVAATGDFGSDYYGPNGTGVPTVNFPSSDPYVTAVGGTTLSLFDGKYSQTAWGGIYESQSFGSGGGYSKFFSRPYWQSAPGFNSTERGTPDVSLDADQYTGMIVVVRGKQYEAGGTSIATPIWAAAAAIMDQATHRHLGFLNPLLYQISRTPLYNSSFEQITAGTNGAYRAAPGWNPVTGLGTPSVSDLVNATEKITAGFGGQILLQGNATYANTVYSVLNLSVNTSNLRLNGTGFYYVGLYNNPINYIEFGVNVSSTTASYLMRIDQSGYIRTFTNPHVYGFSGSSNYVSNLSLTYKAGMISAASDGSIVISVPVPVFLSYAGNSTPVAGGMSIGSYDNMTDLGNFTFSNLTGAYNGTQLNSTGLYLQKFSGIGTQSYSSLNAIINVTEVEFSQYINRSSSDIPSLPTPPLISYMLNFSLPVHGAFHLSNSTGSVVWKVNGTSIAGDNYSFPRAGYYNVTASVDRGRVNESRIIYIPDIVIQNVSVHSNVKYDLNPPSSLIVDYFLRYGINNASAIPVISGTNNFSVSSPGFHPESRTSKSTGNLSFKLSAMPVSVTVFVFQGNATVRIQNVTVAGDNGTFSGSPMPGAVWINVTAPGFNPVNMSTAIMPGGTYRTQISLQPISTSMVLIQGTVSDAVYAFPVPGAVISVSNQSYSYTNSTGYYRLYEDPGTLNISASANLYESQYKQLVLKFAPLDLNFSMKPLDINISSMPFITITRYFPLFFFMGVVTWSGYSGKIFSQYQLYISQNPSFFNPRVITFTSPSSTSTVISGIYPGHTYYATIVLRLSDGEVYQSSVVKITYTNPVYLGMNIAIVGGIAVYLAFMGAYLRKRWKKTPVYP from the coding sequence ATGCCTATCAATAAGTTCTACGCAGTGCTTGCAGTGTTGCTGATTGCAGCACCCATGGCGGCATTTATTCCAATGTGGCAGCCATATTCCACCCACAGTTACATGGGAGCAGGCAACATTATCTCTTCCACAGGCAATGTAAGCCAGAGTAATGATCAGAATTATGTGGCCTACGCCTCCGGATCATATTCAGGGATAGTAGCCTCGGAGCTTGGAGCGCTGGGAGTAAGCTTTACGAATGCAGGTGGGCTCATGAACATATATCCCAGCCAGGCACAGCTTCCTTATGTATCAGAGATCCTGAAAAGTGCCAGCAGGGACTACGGCATACATTATGCCCTGGTCAACCGATCTGTAACTTCCACCCCTTATGATGCTGTATCGCAGGTGACCCCGGATCTTGTTATTCCGTATGCTTTTGTGCCCTCCCAGATCGCAAGCGCTTACAACTTCACATGGGAATACCGCTCCGGATATACCGGGTCAGGTATAACCATAGGGATAGTGGATGCGTATGGTGACCCGAATCTCGCCTATGATCTCAGGGCATTTGATGAATTAACGGGTCTTCCACCTGCCAATCTGAGCGTTTTTTATCCGGAGGGGCAGCCTGGAAACGGGACCTATAATGCGTCATGGGCACTGGAGACTGCAACGGATGTTGAGTGGGCACATGCCATGGCTCCAAATGCAACCATACTTCTTTACATTGCCCCTTCTGCCATTACCCAGATGCTTCAGTTTGCTGTAAGCGATATGATCAACAGCAGTTCCGTCAACATCATTTCCCTGAGCTGGGGCAATCCCGAGATCCAGTTAACGCAGAATGAGGTTAAAGTATATTCGCAGATCTACAGGGAGGCTTACCTTAGAGGCATAACTGTCGTTGCTGCAACGGGAGACTTCGGATCGGACTATTATGGCCCCAACGGAACAGGGGTACCCACTGTGAATTTCCCATCTTCGGATCCATATGTTACCGCTGTGGGAGGGACCACGCTCAGCCTTTTTGACGGAAAGTACTCCCAGACTGCATGGGGAGGAATCTATGAAAGCCAGAGCTTCGGAAGCGGAGGAGGTTACAGCAAATTCTTTTCCAGACCGTACTGGCAGTCCGCACCAGGTTTCAACAGCACTGAAAGAGGAACACCTGATGTATCGCTGGACGCTGACCAGTACACTGGAATGATCGTGGTAGTCAGGGGCAAGCAGTATGAGGCTGGTGGCACGAGCATCGCCACCCCCATCTGGGCGGCTGCAGCAGCCATAATGGATCAGGCCACACACCGGCATCTGGGATTCCTCAATCCCCTCCTGTATCAGATCTCAAGAACTCCATTGTACAATTCATCATTTGAACAGATAACGGCAGGAACAAACGGAGCATACCGTGCCGCACCGGGCTGGAATCCTGTGACTGGACTGGGGACACCAAGCGTGTCAGACCTGGTGAATGCTACTGAAAAAATAACTGCTGGGTTCGGGGGGCAGATTCTTCTCCAGGGCAACGCCACATATGCAAACACGGTCTATTCAGTACTGAATCTTTCCGTAAACACATCAAACCTGAGACTGAACGGAACAGGTTTCTATTATGTGGGATTATATAACAACCCAATAAATTATATTGAATTTGGCGTGAACGTTTCATCCACAACTGCCAGTTATCTCATGAGGATAGATCAGTCCGGATACATCAGGACCTTCACTAACCCGCATGTTTATGGATTTTCAGGGTCATCCAATTACGTCTCAAACCTCTCTCTCACCTATAAAGCAGGAATGATATCCGCAGCATCTGACGGCTCAATTGTAATCAGTGTCCCTGTGCCTGTCTTCCTCAGTTATGCCGGCAATTCAACTCCGGTTGCTGGAGGAATGAGCATTGGCTCATATGACAATATGACTGATCTGGGGAATTTCACCTTCAGCAACCTGACTGGAGCTTACAATGGCACACAATTGAATTCCACCGGATTATATTTACAGAAGTTTTCTGGAATTGGAACTCAAAGCTATTCATCACTGAATGCTATAATAAACGTGACAGAGGTTGAATTCTCTCAGTATATCAACAGGAGCTCTTCTGACATTCCATCTCTTCCCACACCGCCTCTGATCTCATATATGCTTAATTTCAGTTTGCCTGTGCACGGGGCATTTCACCTGTCCAACTCCACAGGATCCGTTGTGTGGAAGGTGAATGGAACCTCCATTGCTGGGGACAACTATTCATTTCCGAGAGCCGGATATTACAATGTCACCGCCTCAGTGGACAGGGGCAGGGTGAATGAATCCCGCATAATTTACATACCGGACATTGTGATCCAGAACGTGAGTGTTCACTCCAACGTGAAGTATGACCTGAATCCGCCTTCGTCTCTTATTGTGGATTATTTCCTCAGATACGGCATCAATAATGCATCAGCCATACCTGTGATTTCCGGCACGAACAATTTCAGTGTTTCGTCTCCGGGGTTCCATCCTGAATCACGAACCAGCAAATCAACCGGCAACCTCAGCTTCAAGCTTTCCGCAATGCCTGTATCCGTTACTGTGTTTGTATTTCAGGGCAATGCAACCGTGAGAATACAGAACGTTACTGTTGCAGGAGACAATGGAACATTTTCCGGATCTCCAATGCCGGGTGCTGTGTGGATCAATGTAACCGCCCCTGGTTTCAACCCTGTTAACATGTCAACGGCCATAATGCCCGGAGGTACATACCGAACCCAGATCTCGCTTCAGCCCATATCCACCAGCATGGTGCTCATACAGGGCACAGTGAGTGATGCTGTTTATGCGTTCCCTGTGCCTGGGGCCGTCATTTCCGTTTCCAACCAGTCATATTCATACACAAATTCAACCGGATATTATCGACTTTACGAGGACCCGGGCACTCTCAATATATCAGCATCCGCAAATCTCTATGAATCCCAGTACAAACAACTGGTTCTGAAATTTGCTCCGCTGGACCTCAATTTCTCCATGAAACCCCTGGACATAAACATCAGCTCCATGCCTTTCATAACAATAACCAGGTATTTCCCACTATTCTTCTTCATGGGAGTTGTCACATGGTCAGGCTACAGCGGAAAGATATTCTCGCAGTATCAGTTATACATTTCCCAGAATCCCAGCTTCTTCAATCCAAGGGTTATCACCTTCACCTCCCCATCAAGCACCTCCACCGTGATCTCCGGCATATATCCGGGGCACACCTATTATGCAACAATAGTGTTGAGGCTCTCCGATGGGGAAGTCTATCAGTCGTCGGTGGTGAAGATAACCTACACCAATCCAGTATATCTGGGAATGAACATTGCCATAGTGGGAGGCATTGCTGTCTATCTGGCCTTCATGGGGGCATATTTAAGGAAGAGATGGAAGAAGACCCCAGTCTATCCCTAA
- a CDS encoding transketolase C-terminal domain-containing protein, with protein MTGMREIASKTSIMTGNEAVAEGVRLSKVGFISAYPITPQTTIVEKLAEMVANREISARYIEVESEHSAMAAVFASEIAGVRSYTATSSQGLLYMHEMLHWVAGQRLPIVMSVVNRAIGPPWNIWSDQSDSMNQKDTGWIQVYSESNQEAMDTLIMGYRIGEDSGVMLPFMSMEDAFILSHTSEQVVIPDQELVDEFLPEFRLDFKVDSNRPMGYGSYSTPDGPFMELKKDMMESMWKSANTIRKVTREFSEIFGRDYGGLIEEYMTEGAEYILIASGTVASTAKYVAGKLRADGRKVGIIRIRYFRPFPAEDIVRATKEAAHIGVIDRSVSFGSGGTMFNEIKAALYGRSDIPVTGFVAGIGGRDVKEEDIEEMINIMAAGKEGTVFINTRGDQ; from the coding sequence ATGACTGGAATGAGGGAAATAGCATCAAAAACATCAATTATGACCGGCAATGAGGCCGTCGCAGAGGGCGTTCGTCTTTCAAAAGTTGGCTTCATCTCAGCTTACCCCATCACCCCGCAGACTACAATAGTGGAAAAACTGGCCGAAATGGTTGCAAACAGGGAGATCAGCGCCAGGTACATTGAGGTGGAGAGCGAACACAGTGCAATGGCAGCTGTATTTGCAAGTGAAATTGCCGGCGTGAGGTCTTACACTGCAACAAGCTCACAGGGTCTTCTCTACATGCATGAGATGCTGCACTGGGTTGCAGGCCAGCGCCTTCCAATTGTCATGAGTGTGGTCAACAGGGCTATTGGTCCTCCGTGGAATATATGGTCTGACCAGTCCGACAGCATGAACCAGAAGGATACAGGATGGATTCAGGTCTACAGCGAATCCAATCAGGAAGCCATGGATACCCTCATCATGGGTTACCGTATTGGGGAGGATTCAGGCGTTATGCTTCCATTCATGAGCATGGAGGATGCCTTCATACTATCACATACTTCGGAGCAGGTTGTGATACCGGACCAGGAGCTTGTGGACGAATTCCTTCCTGAATTCCGCCTGGATTTCAAGGTTGATTCGAACCGCCCCATGGGCTACGGCTCATATTCTACCCCTGACGGGCCATTCATGGAACTGAAGAAGGACATGATGGAGAGCATGTGGAAATCTGCAAACACCATCAGGAAGGTCACCAGGGAATTCTCCGAGATCTTCGGCCGTGACTACGGCGGCCTGATTGAGGAATACATGACGGAGGGTGCAGAGTACATACTCATAGCCTCAGGCACTGTGGCATCCACTGCAAAATATGTTGCAGGGAAGCTGAGGGCGGACGGCAGGAAAGTTGGGATAATCAGGATAAGGTATTTCAGGCCATTCCCGGCCGAGGATATTGTGCGTGCCACAAAGGAAGCTGCTCACATAGGCGTTATCGACAGATCAGTTTCATTTGGGTCCGGAGGAACCATGTTCAACGAAATCAAGGCAGCACTGTATGGCAGATCAGACATACCCGTAACAGGATTTGTGGCTGGGATTGGAGGCCGTGATGTGAAGGAGGAGGACATAGAAGAAATGATAAATATCATGGCGGCTGGGAAAGAAGGTACTGTTTTCATAAACACAAGGGGTGATCAGTGA
- a CDS encoding 3-methyl-2-oxobutanoate dehydrogenase subunit beta yields MPTSIPEQELMEPGHTACQGCGATLAMRYVLKALGKKTVVSVPASCWAVIPGAMPNRTLDIPMVYTPFAATGASISGLREALDIRGDSDYNVVGFAGDGGTADIGLQSLSGAMERGHNVFYIMYDNEGYMNTGVQRSGSTPYGAETTTTPVGLDKNFKKQQKKVVADIMMAQGVPYVATATIAYPEDLIRKVQNARKINGPKFIQILAPCPTGWYYPPEKTIEVSRMAVQSRMFPLYEYSMGTFRLTRPSKPVTVKEYIQSQKRFSHMDEDEIRILQEEVDRRWESLLEKETH; encoded by the coding sequence ATGCCCACATCTATTCCTGAACAGGAACTTATGGAACCTGGGCACACAGCCTGCCAGGGTTGCGGTGCAACACTGGCAATGAGATATGTTCTGAAGGCGCTTGGCAAGAAGACCGTGGTCTCTGTGCCAGCTTCCTGCTGGGCGGTAATTCCAGGTGCCATGCCAAACAGGACGCTGGACATACCAATGGTTTACACTCCATTTGCGGCCACCGGCGCTTCAATAAGCGGCCTGCGGGAAGCACTGGATATAAGGGGCGACAGTGATTACAACGTTGTTGGATTTGCCGGTGATGGAGGGACAGCAGACATAGGTCTCCAGTCACTATCGGGGGCCATGGAAAGGGGACACAACGTCTTCTACATCATGTACGACAATGAGGGCTACATGAACACAGGTGTCCAGAGATCCGGAAGCACGCCTTACGGTGCTGAAACCACGACAACTCCAGTCGGACTGGATAAAAATTTCAAGAAACAGCAGAAGAAGGTCGTGGCAGATATAATGATGGCCCAGGGAGTTCCATATGTGGCAACAGCCACCATTGCATATCCTGAAGACCTCATCCGGAAGGTGCAGAATGCAAGGAAGATCAATGGCCCCAAGTTCATACAGATCCTTGCTCCGTGCCCCACGGGCTGGTACTATCCACCAGAGAAGACCATCGAGGTGTCACGGATGGCAGTGCAGTCAAGGATGTTTCCGCTGTACGAATACTCAATGGGCACATTCCGGCTCACCAGACCCAGCAAACCTGTTACCGTCAAGGAATACATACAGTCCCAGAAGAGATTTTCCCATATGGATGAGGATGAAATCAGGATACTGCAGGAAGAAGTAGACAGAAGATGGGAAAGTCTGCTTGAAAAAGAGACGCATTAG